One window of the Candidatus Omnitrophota bacterium genome contains the following:
- a CDS encoding glycine--tRNA ligase: MAESKLMDKVVSLCKRRGFIFPGSDIYGGLSNSWDYGPYGVELKNNLKKAWWKTNVLSRNEIYGIDAGILMNSEVWKASGHIKQFHDYKSDCKSCRKLFKAADLKNKDICPECGGKLTEARPFNLMFKTHQGPVENKTGLLYLRPETAQGMFINFLNILNTFHPRLPFGLAQIGKAFRNEVTPGNFIFRTREFEQMEIEYFVRPGDADKSLKEWIEQRFDWYINLGMKKQNLRKRDHGPDELAHYAEACTDIEYNFPFGWQELEGIANRTDFDLKQHSKGSGKKLEFFDELSKERFYPYIIEPSGGVDRSILAFLVDAYHEEEVKGKKRVFLSLNKDLAPLKVAVLPLLKNRPRVVNLARNVAAELKNYFQTVYDDTAAIGKLYRRQDEVGTLYCLTVDVESLEDRKITVRDRDTMKQDRVAVDRVKEYLQEKLNC, from the coding sequence ATGGCAGAAAGTAAGTTAATGGATAAAGTTGTTTCGCTTTGTAAGCGCCGGGGCTTTATTTTCCCTGGTTCTGATATCTATGGGGGCTTGAGCAACAGCTGGGATTACGGCCCCTATGGGGTAGAGCTTAAGAACAATTTGAAAAAAGCCTGGTGGAAGACAAACGTCCTTAGCCGGAATGAGATTTATGGCATAGATGCAGGGATCCTGATGAATTCGGAAGTCTGGAAAGCCTCGGGCCACATCAAGCAGTTTCATGACTATAAAAGCGATTGTAAATCCTGCCGTAAATTATTCAAGGCCGCTGATCTTAAAAACAAGGATATTTGCCCGGAGTGCGGAGGCAAGTTGACCGAGGCCAGGCCGTTTAATCTTATGTTTAAAACTCACCAGGGTCCGGTAGAAAACAAGACCGGCCTGCTTTATCTTCGGCCCGAAACAGCCCAGGGAATGTTTATTAATTTTTTAAATATCCTTAATACCTTTCATCCCCGGCTTCCCTTTGGTCTGGCTCAGATCGGCAAGGCGTTCAGAAATGAAGTTACCCCGGGCAACTTCATTTTTCGCACGCGGGAGTTTGAACAGATGGAGATAGAATATTTTGTCCGTCCCGGGGATGCCGATAAAAGTTTAAAGGAGTGGATTGAACAAAGGTTTGACTGGTATATAAACCTGGGGATGAAAAAGCAAAATTTACGCAAGCGGGACCACGGTCCTGATGAACTTGCTCATTACGCAGAGGCCTGTACGGATATCGAGTATAATTTTCCGTTTGGCTGGCAGGAACTGGAAGGGATTGCCAACCGGACTGATTTTGATCTGAAGCAGCATTCAAAAGGCTCCGGTAAAAAACTGGAATTTTTTGATGAACTGTCCAAGGAGAGGTTCTATCCTTACATAATCGAACCGTCCGGCGGGGTGGACAGATCAATACTGGCATTTTTGGTAGATGCCTATCATGAGGAAGAAGTAAAAGGCAAAAAGAGGGTATTTTTGAGTTTGAATAAGGATCTTGCCCCGCTCAAAGTAGCAGTTTTACCGTTGCTTAAGAACAGGCCCCGGGTTGTAAATCTGGCCCGGAATGTCGCCGCTGAGCTTAAAAATTATTTTCAGACTGTCTATGATGATACAGCAGCTATCGGTAAGCTTTATCGCCGTCAGGACGAAGTAGGAACGCTGTATTGCCTGACGGTTGATGTAGAAAGCCTGGAGGACCGAAAAATTACCGTACGCGATAGAGATACCATGAAACAGGACAGGGTAGCGGTTGACAGAGTAAAAGAATACCTGCAGGAAAAGCTGAATTGCTAA
- the ppdK gene encoding pyruvate, phosphate dikinase gives MTKKYVYFFGGGSAEGNSGMKNLLGGKGANLAEMANLKLPVPAGFTVTTEVCTACYQNNGTYPERLEQEVLDNLAKMEQVMGAKFGDNQNPLLVSVRSGARVSMPGMMDTVLNIGLNDQTLKGLIFQTNNPRLAYDSYRRFIQMYSDVVLEIEKSKFESILETKKKEKKINLDTELIADDLADLVVKFKKVVNEETGMPFPEEPLKQLWGAIDAVFRSWNTKRAISYRKINNIPNDWGTATNVQAMVFGNMGDDSATGVAFTRDPSTGENIFYGEYLINAQGEDVVAGIRTPHPLNKDQKTEAMLTSLAEEMPDVYHKLEGVRKMLEQHYRDTQDIEFTIQKGKLWMLQTRTGKRTAQSALKIALDMEQEGLIDKYEAISRIIPEQLDQLLHRTFDPKAKKEIVAKGLSASPGAASGKVVFSADQAAEQEEKGEKVILVRTETSPEDIHGMVAAQGILTSRGGMTSHAAVVARGMGKCCVAGCEAIKIDYDKEQFKAKDTFVKKGDYISIDGSTGEVMLGEVASVDSEITRVVKGELSPEKSSLYGYYAKLVGWIDEIKTLGVRTNADTPQDAKLARDFGAEGIGLTRTEHMFFGEDRLPLVQAMILAEDEQTRIKTADKLLPLQKQDFKGILKAMDGLPVIIRLLDPPLHEFLPRHDELLVEVTRLKAVQADQKKIEELQDMLAKVNNLRENNPMLGHRGCRLGITFPEVYKMQVKAIFEAAVELVKEGFNPVPEVMIPLVSHVNELKITRKDAEQVATEVISQAGVELKYMIGTMIELPRAALTADQIAVEAEFFSFGTNDLTQTTFGFSRDDIEGKFLPVYIDKAVLKNNPFAVLDRPGVGELMKIAISKGRKTRPDLEVGICGEHGGEPSSVEFCHQTGMDYVSCSPYRVPIARLAAAQAALNNS, from the coding sequence ATGACGAAAAAATACGTTTATTTTTTTGGAGGAGGAAGCGCAGAGGGAAATTCCGGGATGAAAAATCTTTTGGGCGGCAAGGGCGCTAATTTAGCGGAAATGGCTAATTTAAAACTGCCTGTGCCGGCTGGTTTTACTGTTACTACTGAGGTATGCACGGCTTGTTATCAGAATAACGGCACTTATCCTGAGAGACTGGAGCAGGAAGTACTTGATAATCTGGCTAAGATGGAACAGGTAATGGGCGCAAAGTTTGGGGATAACCAAAACCCGCTGTTGGTTTCAGTAAGGTCAGGGGCCAGAGTATCAATGCCCGGAATGATGGATACGGTTTTGAATATCGGGCTTAATGACCAAACCTTAAAAGGATTGATCTTTCAGACCAACAATCCCCGTTTAGCTTATGACAGCTACAGAAGATTTATCCAAATGTACTCCGACGTAGTTCTAGAGATAGAAAAGTCTAAATTTGAATCTATACTTGAAACAAAGAAAAAAGAAAAGAAAATAAACCTTGACACTGAACTTATAGCCGATGACCTCGCAGACCTGGTGGTTAAGTTTAAAAAGGTGGTTAATGAGGAGACCGGCATGCCTTTTCCCGAAGAGCCGCTCAAACAGCTCTGGGGAGCGATCGACGCAGTATTTCGTTCCTGGAATACAAAAAGAGCTATTAGCTACCGCAAGATTAACAATATCCCCAATGACTGGGGAACAGCAACCAATGTCCAGGCAATGGTTTTCGGTAATATGGGTGATGATTCGGCTACCGGAGTTGCCTTTACCCGGGATCCCTCGACCGGAGAAAATATTTTTTACGGAGAATATTTAATAAATGCCCAGGGAGAAGATGTGGTGGCCGGAATCAGGACTCCGCATCCCCTTAATAAGGACCAAAAGACAGAAGCCATGCTTACGTCTTTGGCGGAGGAGATGCCTGATGTTTATCACAAGCTTGAAGGCGTAAGAAAAATGCTTGAACAGCATTATCGTGATACCCAGGACATCGAGTTTACTATTCAAAAAGGAAAGCTCTGGATGCTCCAGACCAGAACCGGCAAACGCACTGCTCAATCTGCTCTCAAGATCGCTTTAGATATGGAACAAGAAGGTTTAATTGACAAGTATGAGGCGATTTCCAGGATAATACCTGAGCAGTTGGACCAACTGCTCCACCGGACATTTGACCCTAAGGCCAAAAAAGAAATAGTGGCCAAAGGACTTTCTGCTTCTCCGGGCGCAGCCAGCGGCAAAGTAGTATTTTCTGCTGACCAGGCCGCAGAGCAGGAAGAAAAAGGTGAAAAGGTAATCCTGGTTCGCACTGAGACCTCGCCCGAGGATATTCACGGGATGGTAGCGGCTCAGGGGATCTTGACCAGCCGGGGCGGGATGACATCCCACGCAGCTGTTGTGGCCCGGGGCATGGGTAAGTGCTGTGTGGCAGGCTGTGAAGCAATCAAGATAGATTATGATAAAGAGCAGTTTAAGGCGAAGGATACTTTTGTTAAAAAAGGAGATTATATTTCAATAGACGGCTCTACCGGCGAGGTGATGCTGGGAGAGGTAGCCAGCGTCGATTCAGAGATAACCCGGGTTGTAAAAGGCGAACTTTCTCCTGAAAAGTCCAGTCTCTATGGATATTATGCGAAACTGGTGGGGTGGATCGATGAGATCAAGACTTTAGGCGTGCGGACGAATGCGGATACGCCTCAAGATGCTAAACTGGCTCGTGATTTCGGGGCAGAGGGTATTGGGCTTACCCGGACCGAACACATGTTTTTTGGAGAAGACAGGCTTCCTTTGGTCCAGGCAATGATCCTGGCCGAGGATGAACAAACCAGAATAAAGACAGCAGATAAGTTACTTCCCTTGCAAAAGCAGGATTTTAAGGGCATACTTAAGGCAATGGATGGATTGCCGGTGATTATCAGGCTGCTGGACCCGCCGTTACATGAGTTTTTACCCCGGCATGATGAGCTGTTGGTTGAAGTTACCCGGTTAAAAGCTGTTCAGGCAGATCAGAAGAAGATTGAAGAACTGCAGGACATGTTGGCCAAGGTTAATAATCTGCGGGAAAATAATCCGATGCTTGGGCATCGGGGATGCCGGTTAGGGATAACCTTTCCCGAAGTGTATAAGATGCAGGTAAAGGCTATTTTTGAGGCAGCAGTAGAACTGGTAAAAGAAGGTTTTAATCCTGTGCCGGAAGTAATGATTCCTCTGGTCAGTCATGTCAACGAACTTAAAATTACCAGGAAGGATGCAGAACAGGTTGCTACCGAGGTAATATCCCAGGCCGGAGTAGAATTAAAATATATGATCGGGACCATGATCGAGCTTCCCCGGGCTGCCCTGACTGCTGATCAGATCGCTGTTGAAGCAGAATTTTTCTCTTTTGGCACTAATGACCTTACCCAGACCACGTTTGGGTTCAGCAGGGATGATATAGAAGGAAAATTTTTACCGGTATACATTGACAAGGCTGTTTTAAAAAACAATCCGTTTGCAGTGCTGGACAGGCCGGGTGTCGGAGAGCTGATGAAGATCGCTATTAGCAAAGGCCGTAAGACCAGGCCGGATTTAGAAGTGGGTATCTGCGGTGAGCACGGAGGGGAACCCTCATCGGTTGAATTCTGTCATCAAACAGGCATGGATTATGTAAGCTGTTCGCCTTACCGGGTTCCTATCGCCAGGTTGGCAGCTGCTCAGGCAGCGTTAAATAATAGTTAG